In Juglans regia cultivar Chandler chromosome 5, Walnut 2.0, whole genome shotgun sequence, the following are encoded in one genomic region:
- the LOC108985917 gene encoding uncharacterized protein LOC108985917, which produces MEILISHSAVSESLFSPRILCFCQKLEEDFHTSLSLISKYAYECFPVSFSPLCILRSSLRLVKYVKQDNFPEHFFASFLCRDEAFKLVNDGWLNHSNGAKGATE; this is translated from the exons ATGGAGATCCTCATTTCTCACTCTGCCGTTTCTGAATCTCTTTTCTCCCCACGCATCCTCTGCTTCTG tcagaaattggaagaagacttCCATACATCCTTGTCATTAATCTCCAAGTATGCGTATGAATGCTTTCCAGTCTCCTTTTCTCCTTTGTGTATCCTTCGCAGTTCTTTGAG ACTTGTGAAATACGTCAAACAAGACAACTTTCCAGAG CACTTCTTTGCATCTTTTCTGTGCCGTGATGAAGCTTTCAAGCTCGTAAATGATGGATGGTTGAATCATAGTAATGGTGCGAAAGGAGCTACAGAATAG